The nucleotide window CAATAAGCAGTTTTCCGTATGTGGTAATGGTCATTTCACCTGGAGATAAGTTCATAACATGAAACTTCAAAAAAAAGGCAGACTAGGTAAGGCAAGATAATGTCGAAATGAGATCTGTTTGTGTTCTTTGATTTTTCAACTTAAGAATTctaaatttaaatgtttattcatttgtgaAAGACATAAATTGtagttttgaaatgttttattttttccttcttaaatttAGATCCATAAAAATTTGTTACCCTAGAGGaattatgcatatatgtgtgtacatatatatatatttatagttataGATAAGATAATTTCATATAAACTGATTTTAGTGTAGACTACTCGtacacgtgtgtgtatatattatatatatatataaactgccCCCCGCCCATATTTTTACAGAAAGGCCTGGAAGCTGAAAAGAAAGCaatttctcttctttcaaaaTTACGGAACGAATTGCAAACAGATAAACCGATTGTTCCTTTGGTTGAAAAGTTTGTTGATACTGACATATGGAATCAGTACCTAGAATATCAACAGAGTCTTTTAAGTGAAAGTGATGGGAAACCAAGGTGGTTTCTCTCACCGTGGCTATTTGTAGAATGCTACATGTATCGTAGAATTCATGAAGCAATTATCCAAAGGTAAGTTTGTAACCATCAAATAACAAATGTAGATAATTTATGCtttgtttaaaattataaaatggtaatttttattttttttatttatttatttattttttaaaacaagacatatttttatttcagagtttTCATAGGTCAGGAGTCTGGGCATGGCTCAGCTGGGTTCTCTGTTGAGGATATCACGAGGCTGCAGCCATGGTGTCGACCAGGGCTGTGActaaaatggtaatttttaaaataaaagccaaatgAAGCCTGAATTCAGTTCAGCAGATATTAATGGTGCTGTTAGATATTTCTGCAAATGTTATTGTTGTAATTGATTATTGGCAGTTATTATCCACTTGCTTAGAATAGACCTAAGATTGAATATCTGAAGTAGGAACTAattataaaaagtttaattttttataattaataatttataaattataatttttaatttttataattaaatttaattataaaaaagttCTTATAAGAACTTTTAATTAGTTAAaagctatataaaaataaaaaattattcttcaaatTTAATTTGAAGAATACAACAAATTGTTCTTAATAagcaaaaaaatgttaatttgaaataattatttatgtaaaaaatCAAGACGGACAAAGTAAGcatatgtttagtttttaaaaatagataatatgTCAGAATTAATTtgctaaaagaaatcaacagaaCAGTCAACAGAACTGCATTGTTCTGATGCACTATCTTAATTTTCCACTCTTGTTTTTAATGGCTAGATTAGTAAAggactcaaaaagttaaacacatgtTCCAGAATAACTTTTTATAGTTATTTACACTAATTAATTTTTCCCTAGGAAAATTATGATAGAGAACTGCTTTACGGAGCAGAAGAAAATGTAATGTGGATCATACTTTTAGCTCACAGGTTACAGAAATACAGATTTGCTGGGTAAGAGGAATCCTTTGGTATCCATTCCTCAACATAGCATAGGATACTTGAAGACACTTAAACCAGcactgaaagtaaaataaaaagattacttAGGGAAACATGCGTAAACttgagtctatttttttttctgttttaatctttataaattattataaggTCACACTTATTTTAGTATTTGCTGAATAAGTGTGTTTTAGGTCTTGTGCTTTAAAAGCAGAATACACTCACTAAAAATACAGCATATTACCTGGCACACAGACCCAAGCAAAAGACTAGCAAGCACTAGACTCTGTCATGTACTGAATACCAGCTCAGTTCTCATTATTTTGCAACCCAGTGACATAGGTGTTATGGTTTCCATTTTAcagtggaggaaactgaggctcagagagattagtATCTTTTCCGAGGCTGCGTGGTGAGTAACTGGTAGAACCAGTATTGGAGCCTGGTCTGTGCAAATCAGATAAGCCCCCTCCTCAAACAAGTAGTGCATTTGGATATCTTTTCAGGACTAGGGTTAGTCTGATGTTCCGGGTGATGGTTTCATAACTCTGGAAAATATGCATGTATCAGACAAAGCTGCTGAAGTGTTGAAACACTGAGTGGCACCCTGAATAGGCTTGGAGGAGTTCAAACGTTAGAGAAGTAAAAGGAATGCTGTTTCTGTTTTTGGAGGTGGATCCAATTCAGAGTGAAAAATCTAGGCCAGAAGCTTACAAACCTAGCTGTTTGTCACCCAGTTGGGCAaaagttttttggtttgtttttaaatatgcagATTTTGAAATTGTTATATTAAATCCTAATGGTGTTATTTGTCCGTGGTGGGGCCTGTACATAGATTTTTCTTTCCATGCTCCAGAGAGATTCTGCCCAGCCTGTACTGCTAACCATTGGTCCAGGAATAGCTTGATAAAAGGGATAGATAAAAGGCAACATTTAGCTTGAAGTTCAGAAAGGAGAATATTAGTGAGTCAGGGGTGTGGAACTCTCCTAAGGGGATTTCTTAGGCAAATATTTGAAGATCTAGGTATTTGTCTGATACTCAGGTTACAGGTAGTACAAAGAAGGGCTGTCCTACAGCGGAACTAGCACTGAAGTAGTTGTTTTTTTAATCGAAGTACAGtggtttataatattgtgttagtttcagatatacagcaaagtgattcagatatttctgtgtatgtgtgtatgtgtgtgtgtatatgtatatacatatattagattattttccattataggttattataagatattgactatagttccctgtgctatactgtaaatccttgttgcttatctattttatgtatagtagaagtatctgttaatcccatcagttcagttcagtcgctcagtcgtgtctgactcaagTTTAATCAAGTAGCTCAAGTCACTCAGGAGAGCCTGTATTTGAATCCAAGTCTATTTTGCTCAAATCCTGTATGTATCCCCTTCACACCACTCAGCTGCCTAGGTCAGTGTGAAAATCAGGACAAAGTTCTTATCTAGAGAGACAAAAGCTGGCATCATCatcatatcagtcagttcagttcagttcagtcgctcagtcgtgtccaactctttgcgaccccatgaatcgcagcacgccaggcctccctgtccatcaccaactcccggagttcacccagacccacgtccatcgagtcagtgatgccatccagccatctcatcctctgtcgtccccttctcctcctgcccccaatccctcctagcatcacagtcttttctaatgagtcaactcttcgcatgaggtggccaaagtactggagtttcagctttagcatcattccttccaaagaaatcccagggctcatctccttcagaatggactggttggatctccttgcagtccaagggactctcaggagtcttctccaacatcacagttcaaaagcatcaattcttcagcgctcagccttcttcacagtccaactctcacatccatgcatgaccactggaaaaaccatagccttgactagacgaacctttgttggcaaagtaatgtctctgcttttgaatatgctatctaggttggtcataactttccttccaaggagtaagcgtcttttaatttcatggctgcagtcaccatctgtagtgattttggagcccaaaaaaataaagtctgacactgtttccactgtttgcccatctatttcccatgaagtgatgggaccggatgccatgatcttcattttctgaatgttgagctttaagccaactttttcactctccactttcactttcatcaagaggcttttgagttcctcttcactttctgccataagggtggtgtcatctgcatatctgaggtgattgatatttctcccggcaatcttgattccagcttgtgcttcttctagcccagcgtttctcatgaagtactctgcatatatgttaaataagcagggtgacaatatacagccttgacatactccttttcctatttggaaccagtctgttgttccatgtccagttttaactgttgcttcttgacctgcatacaaatactcctaatttatccctgcccttGAAGTAGTTTTTAAGTGTCCAACTTGTTAGGTTTCTTATATGAAGAATTCCTATCCTGGGTCAGTGACCCATCCCGAGTaaccaaaggaaaggaaagtcgctcagtcgtgtccaactctttgcgaccccatggactgtagcctaccaggctcttccctccatgggattctccaggcaagagtactggagtgggttgccatttccttctccaggggatcttcccgacccagggatcaaacccaggtctcccgcattccaggcagacgctttaacctctgagacaccagggtaTCTTTCTAGCTTTTACAGGATCCCAAAGCacacataggggcttcccaggtggcactagtggtaaagaacccacctgcctatgaaggggatgtaagagatggaggttcgatccctgagtcgggaggatcccctggaggaggaaatggcaacccattccaggattcttgcctggagaattccatggacagaggagcctggtggactataatcCATAGGATCAAAaaaagtcaggcaccactgaaggaacttagcacacatgcacagaaagtaCACGTTAGGTTTAAGATATGTTTCTGATGACTTTGCCCCTTACACTGaaacatattttgaattttctttgtcAAGATGTATAGTTTGGGTTTTTTAGAGTTAAGTGGTTGAATAGTCTGCAAATTAAATTAAGATTCAAAGTTTTAGCTATATGTAAAATTTAAGTATGCTTCAgatactgaaaaatgaaaatacgaAGAAAATGGCAGACATTTTTAAGCTTTTATTAAAGTGTGATATACATGCTGAATAGTACATATTTCTTAAGTATTCAGCAGTCTTTACTGGAATATGCTGTGTCCCTAGTGGTCAGATCAAAAGGCAGATTTAGGCCCCCACACGCTGCCTTTGGATCCCAAACATTCAAACACATATTCTTGGTGAACATCTGTGTGTATTTCTGTTGGGTATATACTTAGGAGTGAACCCCTGGGTcaagtgtgtacacacatacagctctgctgctgctgctgctgctgctaagtcgcttcagtcgtgtccgactttgtgcgaccccatagacggaagccaccaggctcccctgtccctgggattctccgggcaagaacactggagtgggttgccaatgcatACAGCTCTAGTAGATTCTAAAGTGGCAAACATTTTAAGTTCTCTGAAATCATTTATAGCTATGTGAGTTTGCTCTCTTAAAGTGTAAGGAGCAAGTCTCAAGGGGTTTCCccggcagtccactggttaagcctctgcacttccaatgcaggggtccaggttcagttcctggctgGGGAGCAGAAATCCCACAATCAGTGCCACGAGGCCAAACGAGGGTCTGCAGGTTTTCCTGGAAAGGGCCAGTCGGTCAGTATTCTAGGCTCTCAGACGCCTCAGCTTCAGCCGTGCCAGAGCAGCCGTAGGCAGTATGTAAGTGAATGTGGTTGTGTTCTGAAGGAACAGCAGAGTTATGGACCCTGAACTTGGAATTTCGTGTATCACaaaatctttttccattttttttcaactCTTCAAAAAAGCCATTCTGAGCTTGCAGATCATACAGGACAGGTAGTGGGCCAGAGAGGGCCTGCAAGCTGCAGTTTGCTGACCACCACAGTGGAACCCATGCATCCAAATACATTGATCCCTTTACCTCACCTTGAGAGACTGATTCATTTCAGCAATGCTGCCATTGctaaaaaagtcttttaattcTTTGAACTTCTTTCAGAGCCAGTTGACAAACCTCAAAACGAGATTAGTCTCATTATTATTTAGTCACTCCTCATTTCTGACCAAAAATGTTTTATTCCATTTGATCTACATGCTTCATTCTACTGAAATTGCTGTGAGTGACTTTTGGCTGTTTCCAAAAACAAGTTAACTCCAAAGCATGAAAATACTCGTCGTTTTCGACAGGACATTTAATAACAGGTTCTGAGGAAAATCCCCAAAGAGGAATTCCAAAAGTGCTTCGAGCAATGGCAGCATTCTTGGACTAAGGGTGTAGCTTTCCAGGCTGACTCACTATCTGGAGGGAGGCAGCCATCACTGGGGTGTGTAAATTCTGGTGtgtttttgattttgattttaattttaatgaatcccATTGCATCTGCCATATTGCCTTTTTATCCTAAGGTAGAAGACCCCTGGAAAAAGTAGCTAATTTTGAAGATCAGATTCTGTAAAGTCTGTTATGCTAGTATGTATACCTTCTGAGTTACGTGTTTCTTATGTCAATATTATTTGATCTCTCATTAGACAACATGAATATGTAGACGTGGAACATACATCACCATTGGTCAAAGTCAACTTGGGAGTAAAAGTTGCTAAGAAATTAGAAATCTACACATAAATGATCAAAAGTTGTCATTACAATAAGATTTACATTAGTGCTGTCTGCTTTATAGCAAGTAGTCATTGGGTTCCTGTAATGTTCTGTGTTTGACTCCTTCACAATTACTGTATTATATTCAACTTTTCTGTTtatatccatatgtttgttatTTGGAGCCTGAGCCACACTGAGCACCCGTAAAAATGTTTGTTAAACTAAAGCAACTGTCATGaaattctgtttctctttcccctttttcCTAAAAACCCACTGGATAAATAATTATGGATACAGTCCCTATAATTATTTAATACTTCCAGTATATTTGACAACTAATTAAAATGAGTTTGggtatttatttttgcataatttatttaattttatttcgtTAATGTAAATTGATTATTTTTGTGTAACTTGTCTGTGTTATACCTAATAAAAATCACCACTAATTTTTTGGATGGGTTGCTACTattctctttcctttaaaaaactgcaattactcaaatgtttaaaaaagatacaGAGTTATAGAAATGtttcacttattatttttttcctgttttagtcCACCAATCAATGACTTTGATATATTTAAAGAATTGAAAGACCAAAATTTCTTCGAATCTCAGGAATCTGTCATTGCCTTATGTACTCATCTGCAAGAGTTGAGGAAAACTATTGAAGACCTAGATGAAAATcaactgaaaaatgaattttttaaagttcttcaggtaaatataataatttttattattctaataTTTAATTATTCTAATGACAAATTTTGATCATTTATGTGTAGATTTCTAATTTCTTAGCAACTTTTACTCTCAAGTTGACTTTGACCAGTGGTGATGTATGTTCCGTGGCTACATATTCATGTTGTCTAATGAGAGATCAAATAATATTGACCTAAGAAAAACGTAACTCTCCTGAGTCTGTCTGTTTATTTAAACAGTTGAAAAGTAAACTGGTATACATTTAACAGCAGGGAGACACTGTGGGGGAAGAGGCTTCAGGAAATgaggagcagagaggagaggggCTGCAGGGACCCCCCCATAGAAGCCAGGGTGCATTGAAGCAAAGGCAAGGACTTTGGTTTTTACTCATGCTGAAATGAGAAGCTGTTAGAAGGTTTTAATCAGAGGAGTAACACAACATGACTTAGGTCAAGAATTACTTCTGCGAATAGACTGAAGGCACAAGGGTAGAAATAGGTAGTTTTGTTACTGAAACGACTCAGGTCTGGACCAAGCTGATAGCATCAGAGGTGGTACAGGTCACCAGATTCTGGATATGCTTTGAAAGTAGAGGCCACAGCTTTTTTATTCAGCATTATTAGAGAAAATGTAGATTGGATGGACATTTTATATTGAGTTTTGTAGAAATGAATTTTATGAACATTTTTAGCCACCCCTCCTCCCATTATGTCCTACGTAATAGAGTTTTTTTTATTGGTTATTCAAAAGAAGGGTACATGtattgtgctttttctttttcagatttcactgTGGGGAAATAAGTGTGATCTGTCTCTATCAGGTGGGGAACATATTTCTCAGAAGACCAATATAATGAATTCATTGGAAGACCTAAAACCTTTCATTTTAGTGAACGACATGGATCGTCTTTGGTCATTGCTAAGCAATtgcaagaaaacaagagaaaaagaatctgTTACTCGAGTGGATATTGTTCTGGATAATTCTGGGTTTGAACTTATTACAGACTTAGTATTAGCTGACTTCTTGTTGTCCTCTAAACTGGCAACTAAAATCCATTTTTATGGGAAAACGATTCCATGGTTTGTTTCTGATACTACTCTACACGATTTTAATTGGATAATCAAACAACTAAAGCATTCTAATAATAAGTGGGTGTCCCAATGTGGGGTTGACTGGGAAGACCATATTAAAACGGGCAGATGGGTTTACCTCGATCATATATTTTGGACTCTGCCTCATGAATTCAGTGCAATGTCTCAGGTCGCTCCTGATTTACATGCTGCACTACAAAAggctcatttaattttcttcaaggGTGACTTGAATTATAGGAAGCTGATGGGTGACAGAAGATGGGAGTTTACCGTTCCATTTCATGAGGCGTTGAGTGGCTTCCACCCTGCACCTCTGTGCAGCATCAGAACATTAAAGGCTGAGGTTCAGGTTGGTCTGCAGCCCGGGCAAGGTGAACAGCTCACAGCTTCTGAGCCCAACTGGCTGACCACTGGGAAATACGGAGTGTTTCAGTTTGATGGTCCACTCTGACTTGGTGTAGGAACTTTCAGTTGTGTAGAAAGATCTGACCGACACTCGGCAGCCCCAACAAACCTCTGGGAAGCTTGGCTTCTCGGTGGTGATTTGTACACTCTCCGATGCTTTCTCATTTGAACGCTTAGCCCCACTACATTGTTTTGGGGCTAGGTGCACTGGTTACAGATAACTTAACACTGATGTTGGAATTTCAGTAACTTATTTCAAGTCAAAGGTATCATTTCAGATGGTTTTAATGAACTTAATTAGGCAGAAATAGAAGTCAATTCTGCTTTataagttaacattttaaaaaatacaatgctGCATGGTATTTAATATTCTAGGAGGCATGAAATTTTACTTGATTTGGGGCTCTAAGGGCTCAGTGATAATATAATATACATCTTAAATATGCTTTGTAAAGAGGGGCATTTCTTAATGGATACCTGAATACGTGAAAGTAAAACTTACCTCATAAGttattagaatttttaattttgttactgGATTTTCATTTCCATATTTATCATTTGCACACATTTATATTTTGATCTGTGGAAAGGGAGGTTGGAAACTCAAAATTGAACAGAATAAAACAGTACTTGAGGAAATGTAATATCTTTACATTCTGTTTGTGATATCCATAATCAGctgaaatacattattttaacacATATGTGTTTTAAATGAACAGAATTGCTGTGcagtcttaaaaaaaatccattagatAGGAAAGATTCTTCTGTGTAGACTTTGTACTACCAATGAGTTAATTCACTTTTTATAATCTTACACATTTATTGGCGATCACTGTAAATTTCAGGTCAGTTTGTTTTGCAactgaaattgaaaataaatctGGACATGTTTTCTTGCAccagaataataaaatgaattgTAAATTGTATAAAAAATCTCATCAGTTTTATCTTTCAGTGGAGGAAGGGCAAGAAAGGAAGATTAAAGATGAACTCTATAAAGTGTACCCCTAGTACACCACCCCCAGTGTTCCTGTTAAGATTTAGTATTTTCACAGTTATGCCACCATGACCACAGTCTACTTTCAGACCATTTTCATCCAGCCTAAAAGACAGGGCTCTCTGCCTAGAGTcttctccctgtcccccacctGTTTCTGCCCCAGCAAGTTTGGCCTCTGTGTGTTTGGCATAGGTACAGAGGAGCATGTAGGAGGAGGCTGAGGCTCTGAGGTCAACTGAGGGTGAATTTTCCACTGAAGAGCTCAGTGGTCTTGGAAAACATTCCCGAAATAGCATCTTCAATTGCTTCCACTGCTTAACAGTAACATACTTGGTTAAGGATGAAGTAACTCCAGGATAAAGCAGTCTGTAAATTTCATGCAACACTTTTCCAGCAAGATATAGATCCAGTATCTTACAGGTATATTACAAGACAGATCCAGTATCTTATAGGtatattacaataaaaatgtGGAAGAAGGGTAGGTAAATAGGTAGGTAGAAAATGGTGGTTATATCACACACGGGCCAGTGGTagagtccatctgccaatgaaggagacaggaaacaggtttgatccctggcctgggaagattcccctggagcaggaaatggcaacccattccagtattcttacctggaaaactccatggacagagaagcctggcaggtcctagtccatggggtcgcagagtcagacacaactgagcatctgtgTGTTTGGCATAGGTACAGAggagcactcatgcacacatatACTCCATGGATTTATGTTACTTTTTGATTAAACAGCAAATGAACAAGATTTCTTGGGATGACCCACCTCTCGGATTTGAGGTGGCATTTTGGTGTTTGATACAAATGCAGTAATCCTATTGAACTCTTTAATGGCCAGAATCCACGTTATTCAACTTCAAAGttttatttctagaaaagaaATTCCCACTGCAAAAGGCAATACCAATGTAGTTCAAACTCTACTTAGGTTTTAAGAAAATCCTAGGGTGAATTGAAAATACAATTCAGAGTTAGATTTATTAAAATTGCCTCTCCTGCTCATTTTCCTAATAACTCTCTCTGCCCAAGCCCTCACTGAGTCTTGTTCTCAAGCCTCTAACTCCACAAAActttctcccctcttctcttGACTATTTTTGCTGGACTGAGTTGGGGTGTGGGGCATCTAGGAGACTGACTACTTCTACACATGCGTGCTTTATTACCTTGGTAAAGTGCCCATGCAGTGTCTGACATTCACAGTATGATACCTTGATACTTGATACGATACCTTGACATTACAGAAAGTGAGTAAGGCGgggggaaaatgagaaaaatgatgaCATTATTCCACCACCACCAGTACTCCTGTTAAGATTTTGGTGTTTCTCCATGCCTAGacatattttttacatttctaagAAAAAGCAGGTTTGTactgttcaaaaaaaaattttcccccgtttttaaataattgatattgtgttcagtcactcagttatgtccgattctttgtggccccatagcctatagcccaccaggctcctctgtccatggtattctctaggcaagaatactggagtgggttgccatgtccttctttagagcatcttcctgacccagagtgtgaacctcagtcttctgcattgcaggcagattctttttctctgagccaccagggaagccctcatttgtCATAATTTTTTCCTGGTAGAGGAATGgaagacttttggatagcaggaTGACCTGGGACTCATATTGATCAACAGTGATCTGG belongs to Bubalus kerabau isolate K-KA32 ecotype Philippines breed swamp buffalo chromosome 9, PCC_UOA_SB_1v2, whole genome shotgun sequence and includes:
- the ARMT1 gene encoding damage-control phosphatase ARMT1 isoform X5 codes for the protein MAGPPASLSARDVGSFAYLSVKDRSPQILTKAIDTLHRHKSEFFEKHGEKGLEAEKKAISLLSKLRNELQTDKPIVPLVEKFVDTDIWNQYLEYQQSLLSESDGKPRWFLSPWLFVECYMYRRIHEAIIQSPPINDFDIFKELKDQNFFESQESVIALCTHLQELRKTIEDLDENQLKNEFFKVLQ
- the ARMT1 gene encoding damage-control phosphatase ARMT1 isoform X1 is translated as MAGPPASLSARDVGSFAYLSVKDRSPQILTKAIDTLHRHKSEFFEKHGEKGLEAEKKAISLLSKLRNELQTDKPIVPLVEKFVDTDIWNQYLEYQQSLLSESDGKPRWFLSPWLFVECYMYRRIHEAIIQSPPINDFDIFKELKDQNFFESQESVIALCTHLQELRKTIEDLDENQLKNEFFKVLQISLWGNKCDLSLSGGEHISQKTNIMNSLEDLKPFILVNDMDRLWSLLSNCKKTREKESVTRVDIVLDNSGFELITDLVLADFLLSSKLATKIHFYGKTIPWFVSDTTLHDFNWIIKQLKHSNNKWVSQCGVDWEDHIKTGRWVYLDHIFWTLPHEFSAMSQVAPDLHAALQKAHLIFFKGDLNYRKLMGDRRWEFTVPFHEALSGFHPAPLCSIRTLKAEVQVGLQPGQGEQLTASEPNWLTTGKYGVFQFDGPL
- the ARMT1 gene encoding damage-control phosphatase ARMT1 isoform X2, with protein sequence MAGPPASLSARDVGSFAYLSVKDRSPQILTKAIDTLHRHKSEFFEKHGEKGLEAEKKAISLLSKLRNELQTDKPIVPLVEKFVDTDIWNQYLEYQQSLLSESDGKPRWFLSPWLFVECYMYRRIHEAIIQSPPINDFDIFKELKDQNFFESQESVIALCTHLQELRKTIEDLDENQLKNEFFKVLQISLWGNKCDLSLSVG
- the ARMT1 gene encoding damage-control phosphatase ARMT1 isoform X3 → MAGPPASLSARDVGSFAYLSVKDRSPQILTKAIDTLHRHKSEFFEKHGEKGLEAEKKAISLLSKLRNELQTDKPIVPLVEKFVDTDIWNQYLEYQQSLLSESDGKPRWFLSPWLFVECYMYRRIHEAIIQSPPINDFDIFKELKDQNFFESQESVIALCTHLQELRKTIEDLDENQLKNEFFKVLQISLWGNKCDLSLSG